Proteins from a single region of Streptomyces spinoverrucosus:
- a CDS encoding beta-galactosidase: MPDLGDVTRDRLLFGGDYNPEQWPEETWPDDVRLMKAAGVNSVTLGVFSWSQLEPAPGQRDFGWLDRLMDLMHDNGIGVVLATPTASPPPWLGRLHPDTLPRDADGRVELWGGRQHFSHSSSTYRRHAAAITEDLAARYGSHPALTLWHINNEYCTFDYGDEAADRFRNWLKARYGTLDALNTAWGTAFWSQRYDTWAGILPPRHAHYMKNPTQVLDFRRFTSDMLLECYVAERDIVRRHTPHIPVTSNFMPLWIGQDAWRWAEEEDVVSVDLYPDPRDPLGAQSGALVQDMTRSQARGPWMLMEQAAGPVNWRGVNHPKPRGLNRLWSLQAVARGADAVCYFQWRQSRQGAEKFHSGMVSHAGERGRTYQEVKRLGAELAKLGPHVAGSHSDADIAVLHDWHAWWAGVQDGRLSTEADYPAVLRAWHRALWEAHLATDFAHPEHDLTGYNLVIVPQLYVLTDAAIENLLSYVHQGGTLVCGFLTGVADEDDRVRPGGMDARLRELFGIGTLHEWWPLDAGESVACDGFDGTLWSEEIEAEPGVGETIPYKGGELDGLPAVLRKDRAWYVSTLPEPDALRELLTRIAADARVRPVLDGLPVTVEAVRRGDLLFVLNHGREPVTVPVPGAHHDLLTDTTVHDEVRLDRYGVAVLKP; encoded by the coding sequence ATGCCCGACCTCGGCGACGTCACCCGCGACCGCCTCCTCTTCGGCGGCGACTACAACCCCGAGCAGTGGCCCGAGGAGACCTGGCCCGACGACGTACGCCTGATGAAGGCCGCCGGCGTCAACTCCGTCACCCTCGGCGTCTTCTCCTGGTCGCAGCTCGAACCGGCCCCGGGACAGCGCGACTTCGGCTGGCTGGACCGCCTGATGGACCTCATGCACGACAACGGCATCGGCGTCGTCCTCGCCACCCCCACCGCCTCCCCACCCCCCTGGCTGGGCCGGCTGCACCCCGACACCCTGCCCCGCGACGCCGACGGCCGCGTCGAACTGTGGGGCGGACGCCAGCACTTCTCCCACTCCAGTTCCACCTACCGCCGCCACGCCGCCGCCATCACCGAGGACCTGGCCGCCCGCTACGGCAGCCACCCCGCCCTCACCCTGTGGCACATCAACAACGAGTACTGCACCTTCGACTACGGCGACGAGGCCGCCGACCGCTTCAGAAACTGGCTGAAGGCCCGATACGGCACCCTCGACGCCCTCAACACCGCCTGGGGCACCGCCTTCTGGAGCCAGCGCTACGACACCTGGGCCGGCATCCTGCCGCCCCGCCACGCCCACTACATGAAGAACCCCACGCAGGTGCTCGACTTCCGGCGCTTCACCTCCGACATGCTCCTGGAGTGCTACGTCGCCGAGCGCGACATCGTCCGCCGTCACACCCCGCACATCCCCGTGACCAGCAACTTCATGCCGCTGTGGATCGGCCAGGACGCCTGGCGCTGGGCCGAGGAGGAGGACGTCGTCTCCGTCGACCTCTACCCGGACCCGCGCGACCCGCTCGGCGCCCAGAGCGGTGCTCTCGTCCAGGACATGACCCGTTCCCAGGCACGCGGCCCCTGGATGCTGATGGAGCAGGCCGCCGGCCCGGTCAACTGGCGCGGCGTGAACCACCCCAAGCCCCGCGGACTCAACCGCCTCTGGTCCCTGCAGGCCGTGGCCCGGGGCGCGGACGCCGTCTGCTACTTCCAGTGGCGGCAGTCCCGGCAGGGCGCGGAGAAGTTCCACTCCGGGATGGTCAGCCACGCGGGCGAGCGGGGCCGGACGTACCAGGAGGTCAAGCGGCTCGGCGCCGAGCTCGCGAAACTCGGCCCGCACGTCGCCGGCAGCCACAGCGACGCCGACATCGCCGTCCTGCACGACTGGCACGCCTGGTGGGCCGGCGTCCAGGACGGCCGCCTGTCCACCGAGGCCGACTACCCGGCCGTACTCCGTGCCTGGCACCGCGCCCTGTGGGAGGCCCACCTCGCCACCGACTTCGCGCACCCCGAGCACGACCTGACCGGCTACAACCTCGTGATCGTCCCCCAGCTCTACGTCCTCACGGACGCGGCGATCGAGAACCTCCTGTCGTACGTCCACCAGGGCGGCACCCTCGTCTGCGGCTTCCTCACCGGCGTCGCCGACGAGGACGACCGCGTCCGCCCCGGCGGCATGGACGCCCGGCTGCGCGAGCTGTTCGGCATCGGCACCCTGCACGAGTGGTGGCCGCTGGACGCGGGGGAGTCGGTCGCCTGCGACGGCTTCGACGGCACCCTGTGGTCGGAGGAGATCGAGGCGGAGCCGGGGGTCGGTGAGACGATCCCGTACAAGGGCGGCGAGCTGGACGGTCTCCCCGCCGTCCTCCGCAAGGACCGCGCCTGGTACGTCTCGACCCTTCCGGAGCCGGACGCCCTGCGCGAGCTGCTCACCCGTATCGCCGCCGACGCGCGGGTCCGCCCGGTGCTCGACGGGCTGCCCGTCACCGTCGAGGCCGTTCGACGGGGTGATCTGCTCTTCGTGCTCAACCACGGGCGCGAACCGGTCACCGTCCCCGTTCCCGGCGCGCACCACGACCTGCTCACCGACACGACTGTCCACGACGAGGTCCGCCTGGACCGCTACGGAGTGGCGGTGCTGAAGCCATGA
- a CDS encoding glycoside hydrolase family 12 protein has translation MATRTLGKITKALLAPALALGATVGLASAPAHAAVWNSCDQWGNTNLNGYTLYNNIWGSGAGSQCIWANSGTNWGVWANHPNTGGIKSYPNSKKVINKTITSLGSLTSNYNVTVPSSGAYNTSYDIWDTDYDYEIMLWVNYNGAVGPLGTSQGSVTLGGHTWNVYKGNNGANEVFSFLRTSDSTSGSVNILPILRWIKDTKGWMGNETIGDVQFGYEITSSSGGLDFATNNLTVSSS, from the coding sequence ATGGCAACACGCACCCTCGGCAAGATCACCAAGGCCCTGCTGGCCCCGGCCCTGGCGCTCGGCGCGACGGTCGGCCTCGCCTCCGCCCCCGCCCACGCCGCCGTCTGGAACTCCTGCGACCAGTGGGGCAACACGAACCTGAACGGCTACACGCTCTACAACAACATCTGGGGCTCCGGCGCCGGCAGCCAGTGCATCTGGGCCAACTCCGGCACCAACTGGGGCGTCTGGGCCAACCACCCCAACACCGGTGGCATCAAGTCGTACCCCAACTCCAAGAAGGTGATCAACAAGACGATCACCTCTCTCGGCTCCCTCACCAGCAACTACAACGTCACGGTCCCGTCCTCGGGCGCGTACAACACGTCGTACGACATCTGGGACACCGACTACGACTACGAGATCATGCTCTGGGTCAACTACAACGGAGCCGTCGGCCCGCTCGGCACCTCCCAGGGCAGCGTCACCCTCGGCGGCCACACCTGGAACGTCTACAAGGGCAACAACGGCGCCAACGAGGTCTTCTCGTTCCTGCGGACCTCCGATTCCACCTCCGGCTCGGTCAACATCCTGCCGATCCTGAGGTGGATCAAGGACACCAAGGGCTGGATGGGCAACGAGACCATCGGTGACGTCCAGTTCGGCTACGAGATCACCTCGTCGTCCGGCGGCCTGGACTTCGCCACCAACAACCTGACCGTCAGCAGCAGTTGA
- a CDS encoding sialidase family protein, whose translation MRTFQPGRRAVLAGVAVTAAVSVVPALRSPAHAATTPPTYRWRNAVIGGTGFVTGVLFHPSVRGLAYARTDIGGAYRWDDRVARWTPLTDHLGWDDWNLLGVEAMAVDPAHRDRLYLALGTYSQPWAGNGAVLRSEDRGATWTRTDLTVKLGANEDGRGTGERLLVDPRDSDTLWLGTRHDGLLKSTDRGATWAPATGFPATPSASGQGVTFLVAAGRVVYAGWGDADGASANLFRTTDGTTWTAVPGQPTGPAARVPIRAAYDRHTRALYVTYANASGPNGQSDGSVHRLATATGTWTDVTPVKPGGTAPDGATDTFGYGGVAVDARRPGTVVVSTNNRWAAVDTLFRSTDGGRGWTSLKDTAVFDVAETPFLKWGGQQPKFGWWIQALAVDPYDSRHIVYGTGATLYGTRDLKHWAPQIRGLEEASVVQLISPPVGEAHLISGSRDIGVMYHERLTASPSRGMATNPVFGSATGLAQAAGRPAYVVRTGWGDHGNGAHSNDGGRTWAPFAAQPDIAKSAPGPIATNADGSVLLWSFVHWDGTKYATHRSADNGATWSEVSSFPKGATPVADPADPTLFYAYDTDTGTLYASTDSGLSFTERAGGLPSGDSQFRLAAAPGRSGDLWLSLKWNGLYRSTDGGATFAKITSCWASYTLGFGKAADGAGYPAIYLVGSTDTSTAVHRSDDEARTWVRINDDDHQWGWTGEVITGDPRIHGRVYLATNGRGIQYGEPV comes from the coding sequence ATGCGCACGTTCCAGCCCGGTAGACGCGCCGTTCTTGCCGGAGTTGCCGTCACCGCTGCGGTCAGCGTCGTCCCCGCCCTCCGCAGCCCCGCCCACGCAGCCACCACGCCCCCCACCTACCGCTGGCGCAACGCCGTCATCGGCGGCACCGGATTCGTCACCGGCGTCCTCTTCCACCCCTCCGTGCGCGGCCTCGCCTACGCGCGCACGGACATCGGGGGTGCCTACCGGTGGGACGACCGCGTCGCGCGCTGGACGCCGCTCACCGATCACCTCGGCTGGGACGACTGGAACCTCCTCGGGGTGGAGGCGATGGCCGTCGACCCGGCGCATCGCGACCGCCTCTATCTCGCCCTCGGCACCTACTCCCAGCCCTGGGCCGGAAACGGCGCCGTCCTGCGTTCCGAGGATCGCGGCGCCACCTGGACCCGTACCGACCTCACCGTGAAGCTCGGCGCCAACGAGGACGGCCGGGGGACCGGCGAGCGGCTGCTCGTCGATCCCCGGGACAGTGACACCCTGTGGCTCGGCACCCGGCACGACGGACTGCTCAAGTCCACCGACCGGGGCGCCACCTGGGCACCGGCGACCGGCTTCCCGGCCACGCCGAGCGCCTCCGGGCAGGGCGTCACCTTCCTCGTCGCCGCCGGACGGGTCGTGTACGCCGGCTGGGGCGACGCCGACGGCGCCTCCGCCAACCTGTTCCGCACCACCGACGGCACCACCTGGACGGCCGTCCCCGGCCAACCCACGGGCCCCGCCGCCAGGGTCCCGATCCGCGCCGCCTACGACCGCCACACCCGCGCGCTGTACGTGACGTACGCCAACGCGTCCGGCCCCAACGGCCAGTCCGACGGCAGCGTGCACCGGCTCGCCACCGCGACCGGCACCTGGACCGACGTCACGCCGGTGAAGCCGGGCGGAACCGCCCCCGACGGCGCCACCGACACCTTCGGCTACGGCGGTGTCGCCGTCGACGCCCGCCGTCCCGGCACCGTCGTCGTGTCCACCAACAACCGGTGGGCCGCCGTCGACACGCTCTTCCGGTCCACCGACGGCGGGCGCGGCTGGACCTCCCTGAAGGACACCGCTGTGTTCGACGTGGCCGAGACTCCTTTCCTCAAGTGGGGTGGACAGCAGCCCAAGTTCGGCTGGTGGATCCAGGCGCTCGCCGTCGACCCGTACGACTCGCGGCACATCGTCTACGGCACCGGCGCGACGCTCTACGGAACGCGGGACCTGAAGCACTGGGCCCCGCAGATCCGTGGCCTGGAGGAGGCGTCCGTGGTCCAGCTGATCTCGCCCCCGGTCGGAGAGGCGCACCTGATCAGCGGGTCCAGGGACATCGGCGTGATGTACCACGAGCGGCTCACGGCGTCCCCGTCCCGCGGCATGGCGACGAACCCCGTGTTCGGGTCGGCGACGGGACTCGCGCAGGCCGCGGGCAGGCCGGCGTACGTCGTGCGCACCGGGTGGGGCGATCACGGCAACGGCGCTCACTCGAACGACGGCGGACGGACCTGGGCGCCCTTCGCGGCCCAGCCCGACATCGCCAAGAGCGCACCGGGCCCGATCGCCACCAACGCCGACGGCAGCGTGCTGCTGTGGTCCTTCGTGCACTGGGACGGCACGAAGTACGCAACCCACCGATCCGCCGACAACGGCGCGACCTGGTCCGAGGTCTCCTCCTTCCCGAAGGGCGCCACGCCGGTCGCCGACCCGGCCGACCCGACGCTCTTCTACGCGTACGACACCGACACAGGAACGCTATACGCCAGCACTGACAGTGGCCTCAGCTTCACCGAGCGTGCGGGCGGTCTGCCCTCCGGGGACAGCCAGTTCCGGCTGGCCGCGGCGCCGGGCCGGTCCGGCGACCTGTGGCTGAGCCTCAAGTGGAACGGCCTCTACCGGTCCACCGACGGCGGGGCGACCTTCGCCAAGATCACCAGCTGCTGGGCCTCGTACACCCTCGGCTTCGGCAAGGCCGCCGACGGCGCCGGCTACCCGGCGATCTACCTGGTCGGCTCCACCGACACCAGCACCGCCGTCCACCGCTCCGACGACGAGGCGAGGACGTGGGTCCGCATCAACGACGACGACCACCAGTGGGGCTGGACCGGCGAGGTGATCACCGGCGATCCACGCATCCACGGCCGCGTCTACCTCGCCACCAACGGGCGCGGCATCCAGTACGGGGAGCCCGTGTGA
- a CDS encoding alpha-galactosidase — MTGRTDTDLNGPHSTITWGHTALETEFVVASDGTLRLVRLGDSDSADPESALPLVEVTAFGHGSGWSGPRFTGTALGARLRYRGHSTERRGDWEWLTVELHDPLTGLTASVELSSPTGVPVLRSRVRLRNDGTEPLVVQSVSSLLLGGLPSPDTLDVHRARNDWLAECRWYAEPLRASVADINAGAHQHDSRAALCLVGRGSWPTDGHLPMGALTERGGSGRAWVWQVESPAGWRWDLGERAHGTYLALNGPTDAEHQWRVRPAPGEEFTTVSGVLALGSGLDAALGALTSYRRAVRRPHPDHSALPVVFNDYMNTLMGDPTTEKLLPLIDAAAEAGAEYFCIDSGWYDDDTRGWWDSVGEWLPSARRFPDGGIVAVLDRIRERGMVPGLWLEPEVVGVRSPVAAALPPEAFFQRDGVRLTEQGRHQLDLRHPAARAHLDKTVDRIVGDWGVGYLKLDYNIVVAPGTQAPGDLAPGAGLLGHARAYLDWLSEVQDRHPGLVIENCASGGMRMDGATLAVTQLQSTSDQQDPLRYPPIAAAAPSAVPPEQSAVWAYPQPEFDDDLIAFTLGGALLGRVHLSGHLDRMSRRQLGLVRDAVTTYQAIRGDLARAVPFWPLGLPGWTDEWVALGMRVPDGPTYLSVWRRGGSTAELRLPLGHLAGPGIRADILHPSAAVADCAVVTATDGLLVTLPRTPSALLIRCSRTAR; from the coding sequence TTGACCGGTAGGACGGACACGGATCTCAACGGCCCGCACAGCACGATCACTTGGGGTCATACAGCCCTGGAGACCGAGTTCGTCGTCGCCTCCGACGGGACGCTGCGACTGGTCCGGCTCGGCGATTCCGATTCCGCCGACCCGGAGTCCGCCCTCCCCCTCGTCGAAGTCACCGCCTTCGGTCATGGAAGCGGATGGTCCGGCCCGCGTTTCACCGGCACGGCCCTCGGCGCGCGCCTGCGGTACCGGGGGCACAGCACCGAGAGGCGGGGGGACTGGGAGTGGCTGACGGTCGAACTCCACGACCCGCTGACCGGGTTGACGGCATCGGTCGAGCTCTCCTCCCCCACCGGAGTGCCGGTGCTCCGCTCCCGGGTCCGGCTGCGCAACGACGGCACCGAACCCCTCGTCGTCCAGTCCGTCAGCAGCCTGCTGCTCGGCGGCCTGCCCTCCCCCGACACGCTCGACGTCCACCGGGCCCGCAACGACTGGCTGGCGGAGTGCCGTTGGTACGCCGAGCCGCTGCGGGCGTCGGTCGCCGACATCAACGCCGGTGCCCACCAGCACGACAGCCGGGCGGCGCTCTGCCTGGTGGGGCGCGGCAGCTGGCCCACCGACGGCCATCTGCCGATGGGGGCGCTGACCGAGCGGGGCGGGTCGGGACGGGCCTGGGTGTGGCAGGTGGAGTCCCCGGCGGGCTGGCGCTGGGACCTGGGGGAACGCGCGCACGGCACGTATCTCGCGCTGAACGGTCCCACGGACGCCGAGCACCAGTGGCGGGTGCGGCCGGCGCCGGGCGAGGAGTTCACGACGGTGTCCGGGGTGCTGGCGCTGGGCTCCGGCCTGGACGCGGCGCTGGGCGCGCTGACCTCGTACCGCCGTGCCGTACGCCGTCCGCACCCGGACCACAGCGCGCTCCCCGTCGTCTTCAACGACTACATGAACACGCTGATGGGCGACCCGACGACGGAGAAGCTGCTGCCGCTGATCGACGCGGCCGCCGAGGCCGGCGCCGAGTACTTCTGCATCGACTCCGGCTGGTACGACGACGACACGCGGGGCTGGTGGGACAGCGTCGGCGAGTGGCTGCCGTCGGCGCGGCGCTTCCCGGACGGGGGGATCGTCGCGGTCCTGGACCGGATCCGGGAGCGCGGCATGGTGCCCGGGCTGTGGCTGGAGCCGGAGGTCGTCGGGGTGCGCAGCCCGGTCGCGGCCGCGCTGCCGCCGGAGGCCTTCTTCCAGCGGGACGGCGTACGCCTCACCGAACAGGGCCGGCACCAGCTCGACCTGCGGCATCCGGCCGCCCGCGCGCACCTCGACAAGACGGTGGACCGGATCGTCGGCGACTGGGGGGTGGGCTATCTCAAGCTGGACTACAACATCGTGGTCGCCCCGGGCACCCAGGCGCCGGGGGACCTCGCGCCCGGGGCCGGGCTGCTCGGCCACGCCCGGGCGTACCTGGACTGGCTGTCCGAGGTGCAGGACCGGCACCCCGGCCTGGTGATCGAGAACTGCGCCTCGGGCGGTATGCGGATGGACGGGGCCACCCTGGCCGTCACCCAGCTCCAGTCCACCAGCGACCAGCAGGACCCCCTGCGCTACCCGCCCATCGCCGCCGCCGCGCCGAGTGCCGTCCCGCCCGAGCAGAGCGCCGTCTGGGCCTACCCGCAGCCGGAGTTCGACGACGACCTGATCGCCTTCACGCTGGGTGGTGCGCTGCTGGGCCGGGTCCATCTCTCCGGCCACCTCGACCGCATGTCCCGGCGGCAGCTCGGGCTCGTGCGGGACGCGGTGACGACGTACCAGGCGATCCGCGGGGACCTCGCCCGGGCGGTACCGTTCTGGCCGCTGGGTCTGCCGGGGTGGACGGACGAGTGGGTGGCGCTGGGGATGCGGGTGCCGGACGGGCCGACGTATCTCTCGGTGTGGCGGCGCGGCGGGTCCACCGCCGAACTGCGGTTGCCGCTGGGCCACCTGGCGGGGCCGGGGATCCGCGCCGACATCCTCCATCCGTCCGCCGCCGTAGCCGACTGCGCGGTCGTGACGGCCACGGACGGGCTTCTGGTGACGCTGCCGCGCACGCCTTCGGCGCTGCTGATCCGGTGTTCCCGGACGGCCCGGTGA
- a CDS encoding carbohydrate ABC transporter permease yields the protein MTAVVDRPPANEPVRRPSRWAAPPRPAWEEEPAKAGLAAKGIVLFFACFAILFPLWIVVVTSLSSKQTIDETGGLVVIPKDITFIAYQELLGGGQVQRAALVSLGVTLVGTLFSMAVSVLCAYGLSRSGSLGHRWILMTLLATMFFGAGLIPTYLLVQALGLTDTYLALILPSAVSVFNILVLRAFFMGISPELIDSARIDGAGEWRILWQIVMPLSRAVLAVIALFYAVGYWSAWFNASIYLTDQDMMPLQNVMIQLVQKQQRPVGLSAQINTGQISALAIQMAVMVLALVPVAVLSPFVQRHFKKGMLTGAVKG from the coding sequence GTGACCGCCGTCGTCGACCGACCGCCGGCGAACGAGCCGGTGCGCCGTCCGAGCCGCTGGGCCGCCCCGCCCCGGCCTGCCTGGGAGGAGGAGCCGGCCAAGGCCGGTCTCGCCGCCAAGGGCATCGTGCTCTTCTTCGCCTGCTTCGCGATCCTGTTCCCGCTGTGGATCGTCGTCGTCACCAGCCTGTCCTCGAAGCAGACCATCGACGAGACGGGCGGCCTGGTGGTGATCCCGAAGGACATCACCTTCATCGCCTACCAGGAGCTGCTCGGTGGCGGCCAGGTGCAGCGGGCCGCGCTGGTGAGTCTGGGCGTCACGCTCGTCGGCACGCTGTTCAGCATGGCGGTGTCCGTGCTGTGCGCCTACGGGTTGTCGCGGAGCGGGTCGCTCGGGCACCGCTGGATCCTGATGACGCTGCTCGCCACGATGTTCTTCGGCGCGGGGCTCATTCCGACGTATCTGCTCGTGCAGGCGCTCGGCCTCACGGACACCTATCTGGCGCTGATCCTGCCGAGCGCGGTGAGCGTGTTCAACATCCTCGTGCTGCGGGCGTTCTTCATGGGCATCTCGCCCGAACTGATCGACAGCGCGCGGATCGACGGTGCGGGGGAGTGGCGCATTCTGTGGCAGATCGTCATGCCGCTGTCCCGGGCGGTGCTCGCGGTGATCGCGCTGTTCTACGCGGTGGGTTACTGGAGCGCGTGGTTCAACGCGTCCATCTATCTGACCGATCAGGACATGATGCCGCTGCAGAACGTGATGATCCAGCTGGTGCAGAAGCAGCAGCGGCCGGTGGGGTTGAGCGCGCAGATCAACACGGGGCAGATTTCCGCGCTGGCGATTCAGATGGCCGTGATGGTGCTCGCGTTGGTTCCGGTCGCTGTGTTGTCGCCGTTCGTCCAGCGGCATTTCAAGAAGGGCATGCTCACGGGGGCCGTCAAGGGCTGA